The genome window TTCCCTGGCCTTCGGCGAAACCGAATTCCACGACATGTTCGACGAGCGGCTGGGAATCATCGTGGGTTCGCTGCTGTCGGGTGTGTTGGGTTTCTTTGTCCTGCGATACAGTCTGCCGCCTGTCGTCAAGCCGGACGCGCCGGTTGAGGTGGAGGTTGAGAAGGTGGTTTGAGGTTGGCAGATGTTTCTACAGGGTGCGTCTGAATAGTTAAGCTGATCAGCTACGTGAGCCTTCTGTTTCCTATGAATAAAGGAAGTAACAGAAACCCTGGTAATTACGTTGTCTGCATTGACAACACGGACTACACGGCATCATTGGAAAAACACAAAATCTACCGCGTTGTCGGTGACGAAGCGGCAAGGGATGATGGTGACCTCCGGGTAATTGACGAGAGTGGAGAGGACTATCTCTATCCTGCGGCAAGGTTCGTCACTATATCCGTACCGGCTGAGGTTGAGAAGTCGCTCGCTCTTGATTAATGCTGGGGATTGACCGATTAGGTATGAGAGGCCGCGCGGTCCCCATACCATCTTTCCATCACAGAAATGCACTGATAACCCTACGCCGCATCCAGCGCCTGGTCCAGGTCGGTGATGATGTCGTCCGGGTCTTCGAGTCCCACAGAAACACGCGCTCCAAAACCGCCCTTCTCGCCTTCGCTTTCGCCCGAGGGCAGAATCAACGTCTCCACGTCGCCCAGGCTGTACCACGGCTCGCACATTTTTAGACGGCCGATGAAAGTGTCGAGCGACACGCCGGAACGGGCATAGAAACGCATCATTCCGCCGAAACCGTGAAGGTACCCGGTCGCGGCCCCGTGATTCGGATGGGAAGGCAGGCCCAGGTAGTCGACCCGGGCTACCTTTTCGTGCTGTCCCAGGTACTCCGCCACCTTCTGGGCACTGGCACAGTGCCGTTCCATCCGGAATGCCAGGGTCTTGAGGCCCCGATGTACGAGGAAGGCGTTCATGGGCGCCAGCACGCCGCCCATCAGGATCCGCATGTAATGAATCTGCTTTCGGACCTCTTCGTCACGACCGGAGACGATTCCGGCAAGGGCGTCGCCATGCCCGGCCATGTACTTGGTCATGGCGTGGAGGACCACGTCGGCGCCGTAGTGCAGGGGCCGCAGAAGGTAGGGCGATAGAAAGGTGTTGTCGACCACGACCAGGGCGCCTGCATCGTGTGCCAGGTCGACGGCGCGGGCCAGGTCGATGAATTCCATGGAGTGGGCGTACGGCTCGAAATAGACCATCCGGGCGGGTTTCTCCAGCGCTTTCTTCAGGGCGTCCAGGTCGCACATGTCGACCATGTGGACATCCACGCCCCATTTCACCGGCAGCACGTCCCGGAACAACATGCTTGTCCCGGCGTAAACGGTCTCGTGACAGACCACCCGGTCGCCGCTCCGAAGCAGGCCGAACAACGTCTGGCTGACCGCCGACATGCCACACGAGGTCGCCTGCGCCCACTCCGCGCCTTCCAGGACCTTCACCTGTTCTTCGAGCGCACCGCTGGTGGGTCCGCCCGCCTTGTCCAGTCCGCGGCCGTAGGAGTTCGTCCCTTCATAACCATCGCGGTAATTTGTATTCCCCTGGTAGATCGGCACCGCGGATGACGTGCCGTGGTACCCACCGTGGATGGCGTCCGTGGTGAAATTCCGGTTGTTGGGTGACTGGTAGTCGTCGGCGGCGTACCGCAGGTCATGGTCGTTGGGCATGGTGGGTTCCTTTTCGGAGTGGCTTCGGAAACGGGCTGTATGCAAGGATGATTTTGTATTTCGTTACAACGGAGTATCACTCATTCGGACTAGATGAAGGTAGAGACCAGGTCATTCGGATCAAGGTCTTTCAGTTCGTGTTCAACGGAGATCGGGACTTTCATTATACCTGTCCATACATCCACTCGATAGTTAGTTTAAGACAGGTAGTTCGACCAAAGTTGAACTATGGTTATCATTAAGATACATGCTGGAGCGCATCCGGTGCAGTATACTGAATCCAAGTCGATCATCGTGTCCCTTTTGGATAGTGCCGGAATCGAGCAAACGGTACACGGCGTAGAACCAATCGGTTATGGCGTAACCAACCGGACATCGTTGGTCACCCTGAATGACGACACGCGTTATATCCTTCGTGAATACGATTGGCCCTACGATTCAAGCGATAACCTCCACAGGCTAGAAAAAGAGCGCTATTTACACGACCTGCTTCTCGAGTACGGTGTACCCGTGCCGGCCATCTTCGCAGAGCACGAAGATGAAAGCACACGTGCCGTGCTGATGGAATACAGGCCGGGACACCTCCTGGGCAACGTCGTAGATACCTTGACCGAAGTGCAGCGCACTCAAGCCTGGCAGTCTGCCGGAACAGCTTTACGAAAAGTGCATTCGATCCAGTTGCCGGATCGCTGCTCGGGCGTGATCGTAGGGGAACGCGTCCAGCCGTTTGAGGAAGGGTCCTGGGGCGACTTCCAATTCCACCAGGCTGTACAGCACGCGAATCGTCTGCTGAGGCGGGACTTGGGATTGCGTTTCGACCTGTCGTCGATGAAGAACGTGCTGGAACAGGCGGTTCCCCTGCTGAACGAAAGACCAATGGTCCTGTTGCACAACGACCCCCATCCCTGGAATGTGCTTGTTCACGAGGTAGCCGGCCACTGGACCTGTTCAGCATGGCTCGACTGGGAATACGCCTGGTCAGGAGACCCGACCTGGGACCTTGTCCGGTTGGACCTGTTCCGGTTGAAACAGATCGGTCCGACGCCCGACGCCTTCTACGAGGGATACGGCGCCTTCCCTCGAGAACCAAATCGAAGTATATACGAAATGGCGATTTACCTGTGGCTGGCGAATCAGTACCTGGACGGGGAGGTGGACGAGGAGCGTGTACTGATGCCCACCTATGAGGCGGCAATGCGGTACCTGGAGCAAATCGACGAATCGGTGGAGAGTATTGGAATCGGGCTTGAAAGGACATAGTGACTTCCCTGAACCGTTTTTCCTCTCGTATCCCTTGACGTATACTAAACAATTGTATAGTATATGTTCTGTAGAATGGATTCCGATACGGAGTCCATATCCCGTCCCGCCGACGTTCAGCACCACCGCTGCGAGAGGAGAATCAAGTGTACACCGCATACACGGGGAACAGCCACTATTGCTACAGCAACAGTCTTCACATGTGTTTGAAACAGGCCGGCATGGTCAATCTACCGGATGCCGGCCTGCTGGAGTGCATGACGGGTATGCCGTTCGGTACCCTTTTCATGCGGTTTGAAACGCCCCTGTTCTTCCCGAGTCACGCCGACCTCAATCCGCACACCGGGCTGTCCCGTGCTCTGAACATCCTGGGCTGGAACTGTACCTTATGGGAGGGCGACGATGCCGAAGAAGCTCTAGATGCACTGAAGGAATCCCTAAAGAAGGGTCCTGTACTGCTTGGCCCCCTGGACCTGGGCTTCCTTCCCTACGATCCGAATCACAAGCTGAAGCGCGGAGGAGACCATTTCATTGTTGCCTTGAAACTCGAAGGCGACCGGGTGCAAGTGCATGATCCGCAGTTCTATCCCTTTGCGGTACTGCCGGTCGATGATCTCATGCGGGCGTGGAATGCCACTGAACTCGGTTACGCGACTTGCGCATACACGCTGCGCGGTGATTTTCTGGAGGAGCGCCAAGTGTCGACCGATGACATGCTGGAGGATACCCTTAAAAACGCACGGGAACTGATTCATGCGGCTCCTTCCGGCCCGCTCTTTTTTGGGGGGTCGAAGGCCTTCCGCCTGGCCGCCGAGGTGATCCGTGATCGTCCGTCGCAAGCCTTTGCGGGGATGCTGGTCCATTTCGTCCTTCCGATAGGCACCCGTCGCTGCCTGGATGCGGCCGACTTCATGAAGTCGACGGGCCAAACGGAAACCGCGGAGTGGATGGTGAAGAAAGCCGAGTCATACGGCCTGGCGCAGTATTATGCCACGCAGGAAGATTGGAAACGTACGGAGGAGTTGTTCGAAGAATTGGCGGAGATCGAAGATCGAATCGCCGAATGCATGTAATCGACTGCGGCCTTGAGGGTTGATACGACCGGTCGGTATTTTACCTTGTTCTTCGACTGAGGATACGAACTTCTGGAGGGATTCAACACTTCTAATGCAGATCAAGCACCTATCCATCACGGCGGAAAATCCGAAACGGGCGGCAGGGATACTGGCGGAGTTGACGGTTGGATTCACGTACCCCTTCCCTTCCAGGACCATGGAAGGCGCGTGGGTATGTGCCTGGGATAAACAGATGGGCGAACTGGTTGAGTTTATTCCGAACCGCTACCTGCTCTGCCCCGGCCAGTACGCAGCAGAATACCTGTTGGCCGAAGAGAAACAAAACTTCAACTCAACCCATTGCATGCTTGAAACAGAGCAAAGCCTCGACCATTTGAAAGCGGTGGCAGAAAAACATGAACTCCACCACCGCTTTCGGCCGAGGCTGGGCGGACCGCTCTATGAGATCTGGATCGAATCCCAGGTCCTGGTCGAATTCGTTTCTGACGAGATCAGGGACCTCAAAACCTGACTTGAACCTCAATCCCTGACTACAACCTCGAGGCCTGATCCCTGCCTCAAACCTGATCAACCCTCGATCATACCCAGGATTTCTACCAGGCTGTCGGTCGAAGGCCGGTCGAAGGGATCCGAGCCCACGTACTTGAACCGAAGGACGCCTTCCTTGTCGATGATGAAGGCGGTGGGTATGACTTCCTCACCCTTGTCGGTCGTTTTCTGGATCTTGAACTTGGTGGGTATGGCCCGATCCGGGTCGGCGAGTACGGGGAAGGAGAGCGCTTCCCGCGTGACTTTCGACTTGGCGACGAAGTCTCTGGTCTGGTCGAGATCTTCAGGATTGATGAAGAGTAGTTCCGTGTCGAGTGCCGCTATACGTTCGTAATCGGATTGCAACTGCCCCAGTTGCCGTAAGCAAAGGGGTCACCAGTAGCCGATCCAGCCGCGGTCGACGACCACCAGCAGGTTTCTGCTGCCCTTGAAATCGGCGAAGTTGACCGTCTCGCCGTTGACGTCCTGCAGGCTGAACTCCGGTGCGGGCTGGCCCAGCCTCGGAGCCAGGTTCCTGGGCTGGGCGTCGGCGGATTCCGCCACCAGGCCGACCAGCGCCAGGGCGAAGCACCACCGCGCCAGTACACGTATCATGGCATGCCTCCTCGTTTCAGAAGTCATCCTTCTCGTTTCAGCGCAATTCGCTTGCGTTTTGTTCCTTTTAATATAACCTACCCTGGTACGTCTGTGAACTTCAATTTTAATGTTCCACATCGATATGATGGATATGGAGGAACCGCTTCCAAGGAGCCGCTTTCCCATGAAACCGGGCATTACCCAACTCTGTCTCCGCCGCCAGGATCTGGAGGAGGACCTTTCCAGGGCCCGCGGCCTGGGCTACGAGGCCATCGAACTGGTATTCTCCGATGAGGGATCTCCGAATATAGACGCTTCCACGTTGGAGATCGCAGCCGTCGGGGACGCCTGCAGAGATCACGGACTCGAACTGTGCTCCATGATCGCCATACGCCGGGATGCCGGTT of Gemmatimonadota bacterium contains these proteins:
- a CDS encoding aminoglycoside phosphotransferase family protein; the protein is MVIIKIHAGAHPVQYTESKSIIVSLLDSAGIEQTVHGVEPIGYGVTNRTSLVTLNDDTRYILREYDWPYDSSDNLHRLEKERYLHDLLLEYGVPVPAIFAEHEDESTRAVLMEYRPGHLLGNVVDTLTEVQRTQAWQSAGTALRKVHSIQLPDRCSGVIVGERVQPFEEGSWGDFQFHQAVQHANRLLRRDLGLRFDLSSMKNVLEQAVPLLNERPMVLLHNDPHPWNVLVHEVAGHWTCSAWLDWEYAWSGDPTWDLVRLDLFRLKQIGPTPDAFYEGYGAFPREPNRSIYEMAIYLWLANQYLDGEVDEERVLMPTYEAAMRYLEQIDESVESIGIGLERT
- a CDS encoding redoxin domain-containing protein, translated to MIRVLARWCFALALVGLVAESADAQPRNLAPRLGQPAPEFSLQDVNGETVNFADFKGSRNLLVVVDRGWIGYW
- a CDS encoding PLP-dependent transferase, whose protein sequence is MPNDHDLRYAADDYQSPNNRNFTTDAIHGGYHGTSSAVPIYQGNTNYRDGYEGTNSYGRGLDKAGGPTSGALEEQVKVLEGAEWAQATSCGMSAVSQTLFGLLRSGDRVVCHETVYAGTSMLFRDVLPVKWGVDVHMVDMCDLDALKKALEKPARMVYFEPYAHSMEFIDLARAVDLAHDAGALVVVDNTFLSPYLLRPLHYGADVVLHAMTKYMAGHGDALAGIVSGRDEEVRKQIHYMRILMGGVLAPMNAFLVHRGLKTLAFRMERHCASAQKVAEYLGQHEKVARVDYLGLPSHPNHGAATGYLHGFGGMMRFYARSGVSLDTFIGRLKMCEPWYSLGDVETLILPSGESEGEKGGFGARVSVGLEDPDDIITDLDQALDAA
- a CDS encoding redoxin domain-containing protein, whose product is MGQLQSDYERIAALDTELLFINPEDLDQTRDFVAKSKVTREALSFPVLADPDRAIPTKFKIQKTTDKGEEVIPTAFIIDKEGVLRFKYVGSDPFDRPSTDSLVEILGMIEG